A genomic window from Henningerozyma blattae CBS 6284 chromosome 3, complete genome includes:
- the CEM1 gene encoding fatty acid synthase CEM1 (similar to Saccharomyces cerevisiae CEM1 (YER061C); ancestral locus Anc_7.242) has protein sequence MSKLNRVVVTGLGCMTPLGRTVGQSWNNLLKGNSGLVPVTSLTNYADDFEQFKKHIPDSVNVGVIPSQIDNNSNIPDSLLNDQDRRRMSKFSQLAITSSYEALKDASLLNTPDQITISDSIDLNRFGCIIGSGIASINDIFEATKNLVIDPNKKISPFFIPKILTNMAAGNVSIKFKLKGPLHSSSTACATGNNSIGDAYNLIRLGKQDLCIAGATEAAIHPLSLIGFLRVKSITVDGISRPFDDERSGFVLSEGCGMLVLENLEHAQRRNAKIYAEIIGYGLSSDGYHITTPSKNGEGARRAIEMALQEGADSNHNFNNSKIYINSHATSTKLGDEAEIIAIKNSIIDNPIKDLNFQKGYVSSNKGAIGHLLGAAGAVESIFSILSLQKGQLPNTLNLQNVDGLVQNCNIGEYIEPEKLKILMHHENGIVDNEINYSICNSFGFGGVNTSLLFKKWIP, from the coding sequence ATGAGCAAATTGAATAGAGTAGTTGTCACAGGTTTAGGGTGCATGACACCTCTAGGTAGAACTGTGGGGCAATCTTGGAACAACTTACTGAAAGGTAATTCAGGGTTAGTTCCAGTGACTTCCTTGACAAATTATGCAGATGATTTCGAACAGTTCAAGAAACATATTCCAGATAGTGTTAATGTTGGCGTTATACCAAGCCAAATTGacaataattcaaatattccagatagtttattaaatgatcaGGATAGGAGAAGGATGTCAAAGTTTTCTCAATTAGCTATAACGTCTTCCTACGAGGCATTGAAAGATGCTAGTCTATTAAACACCCCTGATCAGATCACTATTTCAGATTCGATAGATTTAAATCGGTTTGGTTGTATTATTGGATCTGGTATAGCTtcaattaatgatattttcgAAGCTACTAAAAATTTAGTAATTGATCCTAATAAGAAGATATCTCCTTTTTTCATCCCAAAGATTTTAACAAACATGGCTGCTGGTAATGTTTCTATCAagtttaaattaaaaggtCCCTTACATTCCTCTTCTACAGCATGTGCCACAGGAAACAACTCTATTGGTGATGCATATAATCTAATTCGATTGGGGAAGCAAGATCTTTGTATTGCTGGCGCTACTGAAGCTGCTATCCATCCCTTATCATTAATCGGATTTTTAAGAGTCAAGAGTATAACTGTTGATGGGATTTCAAGACcatttgatgatgaaagGTCGGGCTTTGTATTATCAGAAGGTTGTGGAATGTTAGTATTGGAAAATTTGGAACATGCACAAAGGAGAAATGCCAAAATATATGCTGAGATTATAGGTTATGGGTTATCAAGTGATGGATATCATATCACTACACCAAGCAAAAACGGCGAAGGTGCAAGGAGAGCTATAGAGATGGCTTTACAAGAAGGTGCGGATTCCAATCATAATTTCAACAATTCAaagatttatataaattcaCATGCCACTTCTACAAAATTAGGAGATGAAGCTGaaattattgctattaagAATTCTATAATTGATAATCCAATTAAAGATCTAAATTTCCAAAAGGGGTACGTTTCAAGTAATAAAGGTGCTATTGGACATCTATTAGGCGCTGCAGGTGCAGTGGAAAGCATATTTAGCATTTTGTCTCTTCAAAAGGGTCAATTACCAaatactttaaatttacaaaatgtGGACGGACTTGTTCAAAATTGCAATATTGGGGAATATATTGAACctgaaaaattgaaaattttaatgcACCATGAAAATGGTATTGTggataatgaaattaattattctaTATGTAATAGTTTTGGATTTGGTGGCGTGAACACTTCGTtgttattcaaaaaatggaTACCTTAG
- the TBLA0C04620 gene encoding cytosine permease (similar to Saccharomyces cerevisiae FCY22 (YER060W-A); ancestral locus Anc_7.241), translated as MYSSESSSQSPQLKDETKVTLEYQLDEYDEYSNNLHQRDIKKINSMNKNSIDIESATNDDIESYLSKQSGEAAVFEDTKINWFTKFAASLDAEGNGIEPIPDEQKTDSSLINAASMWFSANMVLPSYSLGILGTAVYGLNFGQAAMVIIFFNIMGLLSVAYFSIFGAQLSMRQMILSRFLIGNVTARIYSIINTIACGGWGIVNTVAAAQLLNMVNIGSGHNAPLWAGCLIIVGATVMVSFFGYRVIHVYEKYSWIPNFAVFLVIIARLKKSGQYEEGPWTGGRTTAGNVLTFGCTVYGFAAGWTTYAADYTVYMPKSTNKYKIFFSLVAGLAFPLFFTQLIGAASGTGVIKNTDWADLYNKNGTGGLTYAILVKDSLHGFGQFCCVLLAMSTVSNNIPNMYTISMSVPAIWSKLNKIPRVIWTLAANAVVLGISIPACYYFTEFMQYFMDSIGYYLSIYVAMSLSEHFIYRKGRFESYVVEDWNNPKKLPIGYAGTAGLIVGAFGVALGMVQGYWKGEIGRLIGENGGDIGFELGLSWSFIIYNIIRPFELKYCGR; from the coding sequence ATGTATAGTTCAGAATCTTCAAGCCAGTCTCCTCAATTAAAGGATGAGACGAAAGTCACTTTAGAGTATCAATTAGATGAATATGAcgaatattcaaataatctcCATCAAagagatattaaaaaaataaattcaatgaataaaaattccatTGATATAGAATCTGCCACCAATGATGATATAGAATCTTATTTATCCAAACAAAGTGGTGAAGCTGCAGTATTTGAAGATACAAAGATAAATTGGTTTACCAAGTTTGCTGCATCTTTAGATGCTGAAGGAAACGGTATTGAACCAATCCCAGATGAACAAAAGACTGATTCCTCTTTAATTAATGCTGCTTCTATGTGGTTTTCTGCCAATATGGTTTTACCATCTTATTCCTTGGGTATCTTGGGTACAGCAGTTTATGGTTTAAATTTCGGTCAAGCTGCCATggtcattattttcttcaatataatGGGTCTTTTATCAGTTGCATACTTCTCTATCTTTGGTGCTCAATTATCAATGAGACAAATGATTTTATCTAGATTTTTAATTGGTAATGTCACTGCAAGAATATATTCCATCATTAATACTATTGCATGTGGTGGTTGGGGTATTGTTAACACTGTTGCAGCTGCTCAATTGTTAAATATGGTTAATATCGGTTCTGGCCATAATGCTCCATTATGGGCTGGTTGTTTGATCATTGTAGGTGCTACTGTCATGGTTTCATTTTTCGGTTATAGAGTTATTCATgtttatgaaaaatattcttggATTCCAAATTTTGCTGTGTTCTTGGTAATCATTGcaagattgaaaaaatctGGTCAATATGAAGAAGGCCCATGGACTGGAGGAAGAACTACTGCAGGTAACGTTTTAACCTTTGGTTGTACAGTATATGGGTTTGCTGCTGGTTGGACCACTTATGCAGCTGATTACACTGTTTACATGCCAAAATCTACCAACAAATATaagattttcttttctttagtCGCAGGGCTAGCATTCCCATTGTTTTTCACTCAATTGATTGGTGCTGCCTCAGGTACTGGTGTTATTAAGAATACTGATTGGGCtgatttatataataaaaatggtaCTGGTGGTTTAACATATGCTATCTTGGTTAAAGATTCCTTACATGGGTTTGGCCAATTTTGTTGTGTGTTATTAGCAATGTCTACTGTTTCCAACAACATTCCAAACATGTATACTATTTCCATGTCGGTTCCTGCAATTTggtcaaaattaaataaaattccaAGAGTTATTTGGACATTGGCTGCTAATGCTGTTGTTTTGGGTATTTCTATTCCTGCATGCTATTACTTCACTGAGTTTATGCAATATTTCATGGATTCCATTGGTTATTATCTTTCTATCTATGTTGCCATGTCATTATCTGAACATTTCATTTATAGAAAGGGCAGATTTGAAAGTTATGTTGTTGAAGATTGGAAtaatccaaaaaaattaccaaTCGGTTATGCTGGTACTGCAGGTTTAATTGTAGGTGCATTTGGTGTTGCGTTAGGTATGGTTCAAGGTTATTGGAAGGGTGAAATCGGTAGATTAATTGGTGAAAATGGGGGTGATATTGGTTTCGAATTAGGTTTGTCTTGGTcatttataatttacaatattattagacCTTTCGAACTTAAATATTGTGGACGTTGA